The following proteins come from a genomic window of Amaranthus tricolor cultivar Red isolate AtriRed21 chromosome 14, ASM2621246v1, whole genome shotgun sequence:
- the LOC130799657 gene encoding mitochondrial carnitine/acylcarnitine carrier-like protein, which translates to MGDVAKDLTAGTVGGAAQLIVGHPFDTIKVKLQSQPTPLPGQPLKYTGAMDAVKQTLAAEGPRGLYKGMGAPLATVAAFNAVLFTVRGQMETLLRSEPGVPLSISQQIACGAGAGVAVSFLACPTELIKCRLQAQSSVAGAGTAALPVKYGGPIDVAKHVLSEAGMRGLFKGLVPTLAREVPGNAVMFGVYEAVKQLIAGGYDTSGLGRDSLILAGGIAGASFWGFVYPTDVVKSVIQVDDYKAPKYSGSINAFKKILSTEGVKGLYKGFGPAMARSIPANGACFLAYEVTRSSLG; encoded by the coding sequence ATGGGAGACGTAGCAAAGGACTTAACCGCAGGGACAGTCGGTGGAGCTGCTCAGCTGATAGTTGGGCATCCTTTTGACACCATCAAGGTGAAGCTTCAAAGTCAGCCAACTCCTCTTCCTGGCCAACCTCTCAAATACACAGGTGCTATGGATGCCGTGAAGCAAACATTAGCTGCAGAAGGTCCTCGGGGTTTGTACAAAGGTATGGGAGCCCCGCTTGCTACTGTTGCCGCTTTTAACGCTGTACTTTTCACAGTCAGAGGCCAAATGGAAACATTATTAAGGTCTGAACCTGGGGTACCCCTCTCAATCAGCCAGCAAATTGCTTGTGGAGCGGGGGCTGGAGTCGCTGTCTCCTTTTTAGCTTGCCCCACTGAGCTGATCAAGTGCAGGCTACAGGCACAAAGTTCCGTTGCTGGAGCTGGCACAGCTGCATTACCCGTGAAATATGGAGGGCCGATTGATGTAGCAAAACATGTTTTATCAGAAGCAGGTATGAGAGGTCTCTTTAAAGGCTTGGTCCCTACGTTAGCCCGTGAAGTCCCAGGTAACGCTGTAATGTTCGGTGTATATGAAGCTGTCAAACAGTTAATTGCTGGTGGATATGATACCTCCGGCTTAGGGAGGGACTCTTTGATATTGGCAGGAGGCATAGCCGGAGCATCCTTCTGGGGCTTCGTGTACCCTACTGACGTGGTGAAAAGTGTAATCCAAGTCGATGATTATAAAGCACCGAAATATTCTGGCTCAATCAACGCGTTTAAAAAGATATTATCTACCGAGGGTGTGAAAGGATTGTACAAGGGGTTTGGTCCTGCTATGGCTCGGAGTATACCAGCAAATGGAGCTTGTTTTCTAGCTTACGAGGTTACTAGGTCTAGTTTAGGGTGA
- the LOC130799655 gene encoding protein HAIKU1-like: MDNSRKRQNEYLGVNKIGKNIKKSPLHQPNFVNSNANANVNNNNPARQQPQPQVYNISKSDFRSIVQQLTGSPSRQDPLPRPPNNPPKHPSMRLQRIRPPPLTPINRAPIPSVVAAPAPMQMQHPPPQGPPFRPPQGPPMGPPQGPPMGPSQGFNNRPPPQFGQRSPRGVQPFGQGDGGWAVPALSPISAYMKQLQNCIGDGSPRPNQFYQQPNMPGQFQAEPQMHSPHGPRHMQGQPQMQPQPQPQTQPHPSVHIQAHGQHSMHPQGPGQVPPQPHPPVHIQAQGQHPMHPQHPGQAPPQPQSQPQPSPQPPSSGLVPNPNMPPLPSPGAYGGAPLLSPTSQFLLPSPTSFFNMLSPAPRSPYPLLSPGSQFPPPLSPTFAFSPFGQSGNFGSGPHPPLSPGYAFPLSPSGVFPISSPRWRDPNI, from the coding sequence ATGGATAATTCAAGAAAGAGGCAGAATGAATATTTGGGTGTGAACAAGATTGGGAAGAATATAAAGAAAAGTCCATTGCATCAACCGAATTTTGTTAATAGTAATGCTAATGCTAAtgttaataacaataatcctgCAAGACAACAACCTCAACCTCAGGTGTATAACATTAGCAAGAGTGATTTCAGGAGCATTGTTCAGCAGTTGACGGGTTCGCCTTCGAGGCAAGATCCTTTGCCTAGACCACCTAATAACCCACCTAAGCATCCTAGTATGCGGCTTCAACGCATTAGACCTCCTCCGTTGACCCCAATTAATCGAGCTCCTATTCCTTCGGTGGTGGCTGCTCCTGCTCCTATGCAAATGCAGCACCCACCGCCACAGGGCCCTCCTTTTAGGCCACCACAAGGACCTCCTATGGGACCACCACAGGGTCCTCCTATGGGACCATCGCAGGGTTTCAATAATAGACCGCCACCGCAGTTTGGTCAGCGTTCCCCTAGAGGGGTGCAACCCTTTGGTCAGGGAGATGGGGGTTGGGCAGTTCCAGCGCTATCTCCTATATCGGCTTATATGAAGCAATTGCAAAATTGTATTGGTGATGGAAGTCCTAGACCAAATCAGTTTTATCAGCAACCTAATATGCCTGGACAATTTCAAGCTGAACCTCAGATGCATTCACCACATGGTCCAAGGCATATGCAAGGTCAACCTCAGATGCAACCACAGCCTCAACCACAAACACAACCACACCCTTCTGTGCATATTCAAGCTCATGGTCAACATTCTATGCACCCACAGGGTCCTGGCCAAGTCCCGCCACAACCACACCCTCCTGTGCATATTCAAGCTCAAGGGCAACATCCTATGCACCCACAGCATCCCGGCCAAGCCCCGCCACAACCACAATCACAACCGCAACCAAGTCCCCAACCGCCATCTTCTGGTTTGGTTCCTAACCCGAACATGCCTCCATTGCCTTCACCTGGAGCTTATGGTGGTGCTCCTTTACTGTCACCAACTTCTCAATTCCTATTGCCTTCACCAACTAGTTTCTTTAACATGCTGTCTCCAGCACCCAGGTCTCCATATCCCCTTCTGTCACCAGGAAGTCAGTTCCCACCACCATTGAGTCCAACTTTTGCATTTTCACCTTTTGGTCAATCTGGGAATTTCGGTTCAGGTCCTCACCCACCACTTTCTCCAGGATACGCATTTCCTTTATCACCTTCGGGTGTTTTCCCCATTTCGAGCCCCAGATGGAGAGATCCTAACATTTAA